The following proteins are encoded in a genomic region of Streptomyces lunaelactis:
- the pstC gene encoding phosphate ABC transporter permease subunit PstC: MDAPRAVRGKGELGDRLFRGAARGSGAVVLVIMLLVGVFLTYRASQALGVAKGSFLTTSAWEPDAHRFGIAAVLTGTVLIGLVAISIAVPLAVGTALYISEYAPRRLKRTFVTLVDLMAAVPSVVYGLWGAFFLQGHVVGLSRWIATYFSWIPLFEVDGSDPHDPLETATVYTSSTFIAGIVVALMVTPIACSVMRETFSQAPPGEREGAFALGATRWGMIRAVVLPFGWGGVIGGTMLGLGRALGETIAVYMIISPVFAVQPHILQNGANSVSALIALRYGSASDFGMSALMAAGLALFLMTLVVNFIASSIAARSRSGSGTEA, translated from the coding sequence GTGGACGCGCCACGTGCCGTGCGGGGCAAGGGTGAGCTGGGGGACCGCCTCTTCCGGGGGGCGGCGCGCGGCAGCGGGGCCGTCGTCCTGGTGATCATGCTGCTGGTCGGTGTCTTCCTCACCTACCGTGCGTCTCAGGCGCTCGGTGTGGCCAAGGGGTCCTTCCTCACCACGTCCGCCTGGGAGCCGGATGCTCACCGCTTCGGGATCGCCGCGGTGCTCACCGGCACCGTGCTCATCGGCCTGGTGGCGATCAGCATCGCGGTGCCGCTGGCAGTTGGCACGGCGCTGTACATCTCGGAGTACGCGCCGCGGCGTCTGAAGCGGACATTCGTCACTCTCGTGGACCTCATGGCCGCGGTACCGAGTGTCGTGTACGGGCTGTGGGGTGCCTTCTTCCTGCAGGGGCATGTCGTGGGGCTCTCCCGCTGGATAGCGACGTACTTCTCCTGGATCCCGCTCTTCGAGGTCGACGGGAGCGACCCGCACGACCCGCTGGAGACGGCGACCGTCTACACGTCCTCCACCTTCATCGCCGGCATCGTCGTGGCGCTCATGGTCACGCCGATCGCGTGCTCGGTGATGCGGGAGACGTTCTCCCAGGCACCTCCGGGAGAGCGCGAGGGCGCGTTCGCGCTCGGGGCCACCCGGTGGGGAATGATCCGCGCGGTCGTGCTGCCGTTCGGCTGGGGCGGCGTGATCGGCGGCACCATGCTCGGTCTGGGCCGGGCCCTGGGCGAGACGATCGCCGTCTACATGATCATCTCCCCGGTCTTCGCCGTGCAGCCGCACATTCTGCAGAACGGGGCCAACTCCGTGTCGGCGCTCATCGCGCTGCGCTACGGATCCGCGAGCGACTTCGGCATGTCGGCCCTGATGGCCGCGGGACTCGCGCTGTTCCTGATGACCCTTGTCGTGAACTTCATCGCGTCCTCGATCGCGGCCCGCAGCCGCTCGGGCAGCGGGACGGAGGCCTGA
- the pstA gene encoding phosphate ABC transporter permease PstA: protein MTDLLKERPAQTVRPATEVRDESPEVHRNTSSVHGSDLLALAGAAVGSLALTALLFTWIAPFDSILGFVVVTYVFFLGIYAVLVSFDEKSVAVRDKVAAVLWQSLATLLLAALVMVVVYTLWRGKSSLVHLNFFTEAMSRTGPLQPLTEGGVLHAIVGTLEQIAISLAITVPLGLACAVFLNEVPGRYARFVRTIVEAMTALPSIVAGLFIYATVILMLGFDKSGFAAALALSVMMLPIIIRAADVVIRLVPGSLREASYALGASQWRTVWTVVLPTARSGLTTAVILGTARGIGETSPVLLTSGFTPDLNLNPLTGPQVSLPLATFQLVSSPQPNMIARGFGSAALLMALVLLLFIVARVVGGRGPGELTRNQQHRRVQASRRDAQRMSKRAALRPQAESPYAAPGAAWDPGPYPAPGTGPAAGPDVAPDPGSRPEPGTEPDAASGAPGSHSD, encoded by the coding sequence ATGACCGACCTCCTCAAGGAACGGCCGGCGCAGACCGTGCGGCCGGCAACCGAAGTCCGGGACGAGTCCCCGGAAGTCCACCGGAACACCTCGTCGGTGCATGGCTCGGACCTGCTCGCCCTCGCGGGCGCCGCCGTGGGGTCCCTCGCCCTGACGGCCCTCCTCTTCACCTGGATCGCTCCGTTCGACTCGATCCTGGGCTTCGTGGTCGTCACCTATGTGTTCTTCCTCGGCATCTACGCCGTGCTGGTCTCCTTCGACGAGAAGAGCGTGGCGGTACGCGACAAGGTCGCCGCGGTGCTGTGGCAGAGCCTCGCCACGCTGCTGCTCGCGGCCCTGGTCATGGTGGTGGTGTACACCCTGTGGCGCGGCAAGTCCTCTCTGGTGCACCTCAACTTCTTCACCGAGGCCATGTCGCGCACCGGCCCGCTGCAGCCGCTCACCGAGGGTGGCGTCCTGCACGCGATCGTCGGCACGCTGGAGCAGATCGCCATCTCGCTGGCGATCACCGTCCCGCTCGGGCTGGCCTGTGCGGTGTTCCTCAACGAAGTGCCCGGCCGGTACGCCCGGTTCGTACGGACCATCGTCGAGGCGATGACGGCGCTGCCGTCGATCGTCGCCGGTCTGTTCATCTACGCCACGGTGATCCTGATGCTCGGCTTCGACAAGTCCGGCTTCGCGGCAGCCCTGGCGCTCAGCGTGATGATGCTGCCCATCATCATCCGCGCAGCCGACGTGGTCATCCGGCTGGTGCCGGGCTCACTGCGCGAGGCGTCGTACGCGCTGGGCGCGAGCCAGTGGCGCACGGTGTGGACCGTGGTGCTGCCCACCGCACGCTCCGGACTCACCACCGCGGTGATCCTCGGCACAGCCCGCGGGATCGGCGAAACCTCGCCGGTACTGCTCACCTCCGGCTTCACGCCGGATCTGAACCTCAACCCGCTGACCGGCCCGCAGGTCTCACTGCCGCTGGCGACCTTCCAGTTGGTGAGTTCCCCCCAACCCAACATGATCGCCCGCGGGTTCGGCTCAGCCGCTCTGCTGATGGCTCTCGTGCTGCTGCTCTTCATCGTGGCCCGGGTGGTCGGCGGACGCGGTCCCGGCGAGCTGACCCGCAACCAGCAGCACCGGCGTGTGCAGGCATCGCGCCGCGACGCCCAGCGCATGAGCAAGCGCGCAGCGCTCCGGCCGCAAGCGGAATCCCCGTACGCCGCACCGGGCGCGGCCTGGGACCCGGGGCCGTACCCGGCGCCGGGCACCGGGCCGGCCGCCGGGCCGGATGTCGCGCCGGACCCCGGGTCACGCCCCGAGCCGGGCACCGAGCCGGACGCCGCGTCCGGTGCCCCCGGCAGCCACTCCGACTGA
- the pstS gene encoding phosphate ABC transporter substrate-binding protein PstS — MTAFALLAALLFGAAMPGAEPAHAASYVPISGAGSTWSQNALDQWGANVKQYGMTVNYNGTGSSDGRNQFRNGTVDYGVSEIPYGIKDSGVVDPPPSRKYAYMPIVAGGTSFMYNLKIGNKRVTNLRLSGEVIAKIFTGQIKTWNDPAIKADNPALASALPARRVVPVVRSDGSGTTAQFTTWMSKQHGSLWDAFCRRAGRETPCGATSNYPLVPGSGFVGQSGSNGVSGYVAQGGNVGTITYVEYSYAVYTTGFPVAKVLNSSGYYSEPTARNVAVALTKARINENTSSPSYLTQILDDVYNDRDPRAYPLSSYSYMVIPTALESKFNAQKGKTLGAFAYYFLCQGQQHVDDLGYSPLPINLVQAGLKQVRRIPGVDVEKINIKDCHNPTFSSDGSNTLAKTAPYPQACDKKGTTQCSTGTGGAKAPTVVNGNGNGSGSGGSSGSAQGATGGGGSTGSGGTTTGAGGKGTGGASAGAATGGASAGPGATIDPDTGQVVGDNGGAVGGGSGDAFAMPVTTSQSIGGGLRTALMVVAGVLLIVVTVGPPLLNRRLKRGTS; from the coding sequence GTGACCGCCTTCGCCCTCTTGGCAGCCCTCCTGTTCGGCGCCGCGATGCCGGGCGCCGAGCCCGCCCATGCCGCGTCCTACGTCCCGATCTCGGGTGCTGGATCAACCTGGAGCCAGAACGCCCTCGACCAGTGGGGGGCGAATGTCAAGCAGTACGGCATGACGGTGAACTACAACGGCACCGGTTCCTCCGACGGCCGCAACCAGTTCCGCAACGGGACTGTGGACTACGGCGTCTCCGAGATCCCGTACGGCATCAAGGACTCGGGTGTCGTCGACCCGCCGCCGTCCCGCAAGTACGCCTACATGCCGATCGTGGCCGGCGGTACCTCGTTCATGTACAACCTCAAGATCGGCAACAAGCGGGTGACCAACCTCCGGCTCTCCGGAGAGGTCATCGCCAAGATCTTCACCGGGCAGATCAAGACCTGGAACGACCCGGCGATCAAGGCCGACAACCCGGCGCTCGCGTCGGCGCTGCCCGCCCGCCGGGTCGTCCCGGTGGTGCGCTCCGACGGCTCCGGCACCACCGCGCAGTTCACCACCTGGATGAGCAAGCAGCACGGCTCGCTGTGGGACGCCTTCTGTCGCCGGGCCGGCCGCGAGACTCCCTGCGGTGCGACGTCGAACTACCCGCTCGTGCCGGGCAGCGGCTTCGTCGGGCAGTCGGGCTCGAACGGTGTGTCCGGCTATGTCGCCCAGGGGGGCAACGTCGGCACGATCACCTACGTCGAGTACTCGTACGCGGTGTACACGACCGGCTTCCCGGTGGCGAAGGTGCTCAACTCGTCCGGCTACTACTCCGAGCCGACCGCCAGGAACGTGGCCGTCGCCCTCACCAAGGCGCGGATCAACGAGAACACCTCGTCGCCGAGCTATCTGACGCAGATCCTCGACGACGTCTACAACGACCGTGACCCGCGCGCCTATCCGCTCTCCAGCTACAGCTACATGGTCATCCCGACCGCACTGGAGTCGAAATTCAACGCCCAGAAGGGCAAGACGCTCGGCGCCTTCGCGTACTACTTCCTCTGCCAGGGGCAGCAGCACGTGGACGATCTCGGCTACTCGCCACTGCCGATCAACCTCGTACAGGCCGGTCTCAAGCAGGTACGCAGGATTCCCGGGGTCGACGTAGAGAAGATCAACATCAAGGACTGCCACAACCCGACCTTCTCCAGCGACGGCAGCAACACCCTGGCCAAGACCGCCCCTTATCCGCAGGCCTGTGACAAGAAGGGCACGACGCAGTGCTCGACCGGCACGGGCGGCGCCAAGGCTCCGACCGTCGTCAACGGAAACGGCAACGGCTCCGGCTCCGGCGGTTCGTCCGGATCGGCCCAGGGCGCAACGGGCGGCGGCGGCAGCACCGGCTCCGGCGGTACGACCACGGGCGCGGGCGGAAAGGGTACGGGAGGGGCGTCGGCCGGCGCCGCCACCGGCGGTGCGTCCGCGGGTCCCGGGGCCACGATCGACCCGGACACCGGGCAGGTGGTGGGGGACAACGGCGGGGCTGTGGGCGGCGGCAGCGGTGACGCGTTCGCCATGCCCGTCACGACCTCCCAGAGCATCGGGGGCGGTCTGCGGACCGCGCTGATGGTGGTGGCCGGTGTGCTGCTGATCGTGGTGACGGTCGGACCTCCGCTGCTGAACCGCCGCCTGAAGCGGGGCACCTCGTGA
- a CDS encoding substrate-binding domain-containing protein, which translates to MNKRKIAVAAVGITGLLTGTVCASQAVADPSGPPPYRQLSGVGSDTTQDVMNGLANAITIGGQKVIGSYDATGSAQVTTKDPATTPGCTVNRPNGSGAGRTALLNSLQAANGCLDFSRSSSLNLGAANPGLTYVPFAVDAVSYSITPTSTVPRKLSLADLKAIYHCDPNYVGTAPNFSLTVYLPQAGSGTRSFWESTMGITDADVVAGVYPCIKDTKAGAPVQEHDGRVLDDKSIVPFSIAQYNSQATQTIADLRGRAILGTIDNLAPNTLNSNFGVKRDVYNVIPTSKIGTAPWSTVFVGSNALVCQQPTVINTYGFATNANCGDTSKQTP; encoded by the coding sequence GTGAACAAGAGAAAGATAGCCGTCGCCGCCGTCGGTATCACCGGTCTCCTCACCGGCACCGTCTGCGCCAGCCAGGCCGTCGCCGACCCCTCCGGGCCGCCGCCCTACCGCCAGCTCTCCGGTGTCGGCTCCGACACCACGCAGGACGTGATGAACGGCCTGGCCAACGCGATCACCATCGGCGGCCAGAAGGTCATCGGCTCGTACGACGCCACCGGCTCGGCCCAGGTAACCACCAAGGACCCCGCCACCACCCCGGGCTGCACCGTCAACCGCCCGAACGGGTCGGGCGCCGGACGCACCGCCCTGCTGAACTCCCTGCAGGCGGCCAACGGCTGTCTGGACTTCTCGCGCTCCTCCAGCCTGAACCTGGGCGCCGCGAACCCCGGACTGACCTATGTCCCGTTCGCCGTGGACGCGGTGAGCTACTCGATCACGCCCACCAGCACGGTGCCGCGCAAGCTCTCCCTGGCCGACCTCAAGGCCATCTACCACTGCGACCCCAACTACGTGGGCACCGCTCCCAACTTCAGCCTCACGGTGTACCTGCCGCAGGCGGGCTCGGGTACCCGTAGCTTCTGGGAGTCCACGATGGGGATCACCGACGCCGACGTGGTCGCCGGCGTCTACCCCTGCATCAAGGACACCAAGGCCGGCGCCCCCGTCCAGGAGCACGACGGCCGTGTCCTCGACGACAAGTCGATCGTCCCGTTCTCCATCGCGCAGTACAACTCGCAGGCCACGCAGACCATCGCCGACCTCCGCGGCCGCGCGATCCTCGGCACCATCGACAACCTCGCGCCGAACACCCTCAACAGCAACTTCGGTGTGAAGCGCGACGTCTACAACGTCATCCCGACCAGCAAGATCGGGACGGCGCCCTGGAGCACCGTCTTCGTCGGCTCGAACGCCCTGGTCTGCCAGCAGCCGACGGTGATCAACACCTACGGCTTCGCGACCAACGCGAACTGCGGCGACACCAGCAAGCAGACCCCCTGA
- a CDS encoding Ig-like domain-containing protein — translation MWKNTLSRTLAGGLASLVAVLAGGLILAPSAHAADIGIAVITPATGSDVSSMTLTTSGPCPANATNVIVSVTGSGFPAGGQNVVGNSPISTYGSTADGGLIIPLSQTMRDYANTAGFTNLTGKYSFQVTCRTAFNGTSLGDFPGGVWFTSNTAYQNTDPAVKTDTTTSLAVSPASPVTAGAPVTLTATVGPAGAAGTVQFSDNGAALGNPVNVSGGQAALTTSSLGAGSHSLTAAFTPSSTAYNASASAAVAYTVNTAPATATTTALAVSPAGTAAQFSPVSMSATVAPASAAGSVKFQDTVGGTTTTLATVPVAAGQAAYTTSSLGAGDHSFSAVFVPTNPAAYLGSNSGAVPYVIGAFAGVTASQDITTTVEAGALVISVDNPHVTLPSPVLNANGDLLSTTGAINPVTLTDTRAGNPGWSVSGQLTDFTDGGTHLINGQNLGWTPKLIDKGASQTVTPGAAVAAAGGVAPADAGTAGLKSSRSLANGTGLGTAHVGADLALNAPTSTVAGTYTATLTLTAI, via the coding sequence GTGTGGAAGAACACCCTCTCGCGAACCCTGGCGGGCGGTCTCGCGAGCCTGGTCGCCGTGCTTGCAGGCGGCCTGATCCTGGCTCCGTCGGCGCACGCCGCCGACATCGGCATCGCAGTGATCACCCCGGCGACCGGCTCCGACGTCTCCAGCATGACGCTGACGACGTCCGGCCCCTGCCCGGCCAACGCCACCAACGTCATTGTCTCGGTGACCGGTTCGGGCTTCCCGGCCGGCGGCCAGAACGTGGTCGGCAACTCGCCGATCAGCACCTACGGATCGACGGCGGACGGCGGGCTCATCATCCCGCTCTCCCAGACGATGCGTGACTACGCCAACACGGCGGGTTTCACCAACCTGACCGGCAAGTACAGCTTCCAGGTCACCTGCCGGACAGCCTTCAACGGCACCAGCCTCGGTGACTTCCCGGGCGGGGTCTGGTTCACCTCCAACACGGCGTACCAGAACACCGACCCGGCCGTGAAGACCGACACCACCACCTCCCTCGCGGTGTCCCCGGCAAGCCCGGTCACCGCGGGTGCTCCCGTGACGCTGACCGCGACCGTCGGCCCGGCCGGCGCCGCGGGCACGGTGCAGTTCAGCGACAACGGCGCTGCGCTGGGCAACCCGGTGAACGTCTCCGGCGGCCAGGCCGCGCTCACCACGAGCAGCCTGGGCGCGGGCAGCCACTCGCTGACGGCCGCCTTCACGCCGAGCAGCACCGCCTACAACGCGTCCGCGTCCGCCGCGGTCGCGTACACGGTCAACACCGCTCCGGCGACCGCGACCACGACCGCGCTGGCCGTCTCGCCGGCCGGTACCGCGGCCCAGTTCAGCCCGGTCAGCATGTCGGCCACGGTGGCGCCCGCCTCGGCGGCCGGTTCCGTGAAGTTCCAGGACACCGTGGGCGGCACCACCACCACGCTGGCCACGGTGCCGGTCGCCGCCGGTCAGGCCGCCTACACCACGAGCAGCCTGGGCGCGGGTGACCACTCCTTCTCGGCGGTCTTCGTCCCGACGAACCCGGCCGCGTACCTCGGCTCCAACTCCGGTGCCGTTCCGTACGTGATCGGCGCCTTCGCCGGTGTCACCGCCTCGCAGGACATCACCACCACCGTCGAGGCCGGTGCGCTGGTCATCAGCGTCGACAACCCGCATGTCACCCTGCCTTCCCCGGTGCTCAACGCCAACGGTGACCTGCTGTCCACCACGGGCGCGATCAACCCGGTCACGCTCACCGACACCCGCGCCGGTAACCCGGGCTGGTCCGTCAGCGGCCAGCTGACCGACTTCACCGACGGCGGCACGCACCTGATCAACGGTCAGAACCTCGGCTGGACGCCGAAGCTGATCGACAAGGGCGCGTCCCAGACCGTCACTCCCGGTGCTGCCGTCGCGGCCGCGGGCGGTGTCGCCCCCGCGGACGCGGGCACGGCCGGACTCAAGTCCTCCCGTTCCCTCGCCAACGGAACCGGCCTGGGCACCGCCCACGTCGGGGCGGACCTGGCCCTCAACGCGCCGACCTCGACCGTGGCCGGCACCTACACGGCCACGCTCACCCTCACGGCCATCTGA
- a CDS encoding WxL protein peptidoglycan domain-containing protein, whose protein sequence is MITTSARRIAAVLAACLLAVLPAAAGAASAAAPVPATRPGDGGAGRTTFGVQPSAAKKPDARPHFSYGATPGAAVTDHIAVHNYGKKPLTLRVYAGDAFTTADGGFDLFAANHKSTDVGTWVKLGKNVLSVPARSHVIVPFTLTVPRNVTPGDHTGGIVASLSAVRTDKKGSKVAVDQRVGARIYLRVAGKLGPRLTVEGLHTTYHGTANPFGTGSATVTYTVRNTGNVRLAARQAVRVRDLFGGAAKVAAPRDIPELLPGAAVTITASATGVLPAMRDTTTVTVDPRPVRGDIKHRVLPRVTRVENFWAVPWAMLALLLVAAGALTFLLVRRRRRRGAGTSAPELRPAAARSKQAVGLAAILLTAGAVVAGAPADARAAESAEAVESGGLAVSPARGSDAQPITLSSAAPCPAKTANVIARVTGAGFPRGGQIVVGNAPLATYPKVPGGGLSIPLTYTMRDYASTAGFTTLRGTYSFTVSCLKGAFDLTSLRDFTGSLRFTAKDAYRDGTRVAVKAPDAKAPGQSEQPVPPTVSGGGTGAETGSAAGAGAVAPSAPANGSAAPAGAPAATEAAAQDSNTSLVAWSVAGFAAALPALLMGAAHWARGRRARAAEPEPGD, encoded by the coding sequence ATGATCACGACCTCAGCCCGCCGCATCGCCGCCGTCCTGGCCGCATGCCTCCTCGCCGTCCTCCCGGCCGCAGCCGGAGCCGCGTCGGCCGCAGCCCCGGTTCCGGCCACACGGCCGGGAGACGGCGGAGCGGGGCGTACGACCTTCGGTGTCCAGCCGTCGGCCGCGAAGAAGCCCGACGCGCGGCCCCACTTCTCGTACGGGGCAACCCCGGGCGCCGCCGTCACCGACCACATCGCCGTCCACAACTACGGCAAGAAGCCGCTCACCCTGCGCGTGTACGCCGGTGACGCCTTCACCACCGCCGACGGGGGCTTCGACCTGTTCGCGGCGAACCACAAGTCCACCGACGTGGGCACCTGGGTGAAGCTCGGCAAGAACGTGCTGAGCGTGCCCGCCCGGTCCCACGTCATCGTGCCCTTCACCCTGACCGTCCCGCGGAACGTGACCCCCGGGGACCACACCGGCGGCATCGTCGCGTCGCTGTCGGCGGTACGCACCGACAAGAAGGGCAGCAAGGTCGCGGTCGACCAGCGCGTGGGGGCGCGGATATATCTGCGGGTCGCCGGGAAGCTGGGACCCCGGCTCACCGTCGAGGGCCTGCACACGACCTACCACGGCACGGCCAACCCCTTCGGCACCGGCTCCGCGACCGTCACGTACACCGTGCGCAACACCGGAAACGTCCGGCTGGCGGCCCGTCAAGCGGTGCGCGTGCGCGATCTGTTCGGCGGCGCTGCGAAGGTGGCTGCCCCTCGTGACATCCCCGAGCTGCTGCCCGGCGCCGCCGTGACGATCACGGCTTCGGCCACGGGCGTCCTCCCGGCCATGCGCGACACCACCACGGTCACCGTCGACCCGAGGCCCGTACGCGGCGACATCAAGCATCGCGTGCTGCCACGGGTCACCCGGGTCGAGAACTTCTGGGCCGTGCCGTGGGCGATGCTGGCCCTGCTGCTGGTCGCCGCCGGAGCCCTGACGTTCCTGCTCGTACGCAGGCGTCGGCGGCGCGGCGCCGGCACGAGCGCACCGGAGCTGCGCCCCGCCGCGGCCAGGTCGAAGCAGGCCGTCGGCCTCGCGGCGATCCTGCTCACCGCCGGAGCGGTCGTCGCGGGCGCACCGGCCGACGCCCGGGCGGCGGAGTCCGCGGAGGCGGTGGAGTCCGGAGGGCTCGCGGTCAGCCCGGCGCGGGGCAGCGACGCCCAGCCCATCACGCTCAGTTCCGCCGCGCCCTGCCCCGCGAAGACCGCCAATGTCATCGCCCGCGTCACCGGAGCGGGATTCCCCCGCGGAGGCCAGATCGTCGTCGGCAACGCCCCGCTCGCCACCTATCCGAAGGTGCCCGGCGGCGGCCTGTCGATCCCGCTCACGTACACGATGCGGGACTACGCCAGCACGGCCGGCTTCACCACACTGCGCGGCACCTACTCCTTCACGGTCAGCTGCCTCAAGGGCGCATTCGACCTGACGAGTCTGCGGGACTTCACGGGGTCCCTGCGGTTCACCGCGAAAGACGCGTACCGGGACGGTACGCGAGTCGCGGTCAAGGCTCCGGACGCGAAGGCGCCGGGGCAATCAGAGCAGCCCGTACCGCCGACCGTGTCGGGGGGCGGTACGGGCGCTGAAACAGGCAGCGCGGCGGGCGCCGGGGCGGTGGCACCTTCAGCGCCCGCGAACGGGTCCGCCGCACCCGCGGGTGCGCCCGCCGCGACGGAAGCCGCCGCTCAGGACTCCAACACCTCACTCGTCGCCTGGTCGGTGGCCGGTTTCGCCGCCGCCCTGCCGGCCCTCCTCATGGGTGCGGCTCACTGGGCGCGGGGACGCAGGGCGCGTGCCGCCGAACCCGAGCCGGGCGACTGA
- a CDS encoding Ig-like domain-containing protein, translating to MKFRTARRPLSVALASLLAVGALALGTTGARADVLGPMEVTPAAGTDTSGVTLTTAGPCPAEATNLIVAVKGSGFPAEGQIVVSNSPIETYGSTGTGGTVVPLTQTMRDYASTAGFTTLDGRYDFTLTCRAAFGSTTYGDFTAPIWFTSNTAYQSTAPAAATTTTLATAPVSPVVQGTAVKLTATVAPAEAAGSVRFLDGATQLGTPVAVSAGAATLTTTALAVGAHSLKAQFTPSDPAVYGSSASAALSYTVKIKPPAVVTPAKVTGTLKVGYTATCTVAFGGATSIKYLWLRDGAVISGAIARTRPLVAADYNHKTACRAIAANSTGSTTSTSAAVTVAAGPALKNVTRPSVTGTARVGYRQTARPGTWTPAATTYSYTWKRDGRTITGATRVTYYPTRADRGHLLTVTITAKRPGYAWGYATSVSRRIG from the coding sequence ATGAAGTTCAGAACTGCACGCCGACCCCTGTCGGTCGCGCTGGCCTCGCTCCTCGCCGTCGGCGCGCTCGCGCTCGGCACCACCGGAGCCAGGGCCGATGTCCTCGGCCCGATGGAGGTGACGCCGGCCGCCGGTACGGACACCAGCGGGGTCACGCTGACCACCGCCGGGCCGTGCCCGGCCGAGGCCACCAACCTCATCGTCGCGGTGAAGGGCTCGGGCTTCCCGGCCGAGGGCCAGATCGTGGTGAGCAACTCACCGATCGAGACGTACGGTTCCACGGGCACCGGCGGCACCGTGGTGCCGCTGACGCAGACGATGCGTGACTACGCCAGTACGGCGGGGTTCACCACGCTGGACGGGCGCTACGACTTCACGCTGACCTGCCGGGCCGCCTTCGGTTCGACGACGTACGGCGATTTCACCGCCCCCATCTGGTTCACCTCCAACACCGCCTACCAGAGCACCGCTCCCGCCGCCGCGACCACGACCACCCTCGCGACGGCTCCGGTGAGCCCGGTCGTCCAGGGCACGGCCGTCAAGCTGACGGCGACGGTGGCCCCGGCCGAGGCGGCCGGTTCGGTGCGCTTCCTGGACGGGGCGACCCAGCTCGGCACCCCCGTCGCCGTGTCGGCGGGAGCGGCCACCCTGACCACCACCGCCCTGGCCGTCGGCGCCCACTCACTGAAGGCCCAGTTCACGCCGTCGGACCCGGCGGTGTACGGCTCTTCGGCCTCTGCGGCCCTGTCGTACACGGTCAAGATCAAGCCGCCGGCGGTCGTCACACCGGCGAAGGTGACCGGCACCCTCAAGGTCGGCTACACGGCCACCTGCACCGTGGCCTTCGGCGGCGCGACGTCGATCAAGTACCTCTGGCTCCGTGACGGCGCAGTGATCAGTGGAGCCATCGCGCGCACCCGCCCCCTCGTCGCCGCCGACTACAACCACAAGACGGCCTGCCGCGCGATCGCGGCCAACAGCACCGGCAGTACCACCTCGACCAGCGCGGCCGTGACCGTGGCTGCGGGCCCGGCGCTGAAGAACGTGACGAGGCCCTCGGTCACCGGCACCGCCAGGGTGGGCTACCGGCAGACCGCCAGGCCCGGCACCTGGACCCCCGCTGCCACCACGTACAGCTACACCTGGAAGCGCGACGGGCGGACGATCACCGGTGCGACCCGCGTGACCTACTACCCGACCAGGGCCGACCGCGGCCACCTGCTCACCGTCACCATCACGGCCAAGCGCCCCGGATACGCCTGGGGTTACGCCACCTCGGTGTCACGGAGGATCGGATGA
- a CDS encoding sortase, whose protein sequence is MTAPSALADAVAQGDQPPAGGWSPDNPSSPESGRARQARPAAGPALRVVSAALSILAALLLGFVVDVGLVGDLRHARDRQVDYAGFRADLANGVAPVGRSEGGGVAPEPGAPVALLEIPVLQLREVVREGTTAHDLARGAGHRRDTTLPGQSGVSVIMGRQATYGGPFRHLEDLTAGDRFTVTTGQGKHTYRVIGPRREGDPQPPALTGGRGRVTLITADGTPFMPRGILRVDADLVSDAQPTPPAALPSGALPEDEKPMAMQQTAWLPLVLWGQALVLAAAAIAWAHARWGRPHTWVVGVPLLGALGLAVADQAALLLPNLL, encoded by the coding sequence ATGACAGCGCCGAGTGCCCTGGCGGACGCCGTGGCACAGGGCGACCAGCCGCCGGCCGGCGGCTGGTCGCCCGACAACCCGTCATCTCCGGAGTCCGGCCGGGCGCGTCAGGCGCGCCCGGCCGCCGGCCCCGCACTGCGCGTCGTCAGCGCGGCGCTGAGCATCCTCGCCGCGCTGCTGCTCGGATTCGTCGTCGACGTAGGTCTCGTGGGCGACCTCCGCCATGCCCGCGACCGGCAGGTCGACTACGCCGGTTTCCGGGCCGACCTGGCCAACGGGGTAGCTCCCGTCGGCCGTTCCGAGGGTGGCGGCGTGGCGCCGGAGCCCGGCGCGCCGGTGGCGCTGCTGGAGATCCCCGTGCTCCAGCTGCGCGAAGTCGTCCGCGAGGGCACCACGGCACACGACCTGGCGCGGGGGGCGGGCCACCGCCGGGACACCACGCTGCCGGGCCAGTCCGGAGTCAGCGTGATCATGGGCCGCCAGGCGACCTATGGCGGGCCGTTCCGGCACCTGGAGGACCTGACCGCGGGGGACCGGTTCACCGTGACCACGGGCCAGGGAAAGCACACGTACCGGGTCATCGGCCCGCGGCGGGAGGGCGATCCCCAGCCGCCGGCGCTCACCGGCGGCCGTGGCCGCGTCACGCTGATCACGGCCGACGGCACCCCGTTCATGCCCCGCGGCATTCTGCGGGTGGACGCGGACTTGGTCTCGGACGCCCAGCCCACCCCGCCGGCTGCCCTCCCTTCCGGCGCCCTGCCGGAGGACGAGAAGCCGATGGCCATGCAGCAGACGGCCTGGCTGCCGCTCGTGCTGTGGGGCCAGGCGCTGGTGCTGGCGGCCGCGGCCATCGCATGGGCGCACGCCCGCTGGGGCCGTCCGCACACGTGGGTGGTGGGCGTGCCGCTGCTGGGCGCCCTCGGCCTGGCGGTCGCCGACCAGGCGGCGCTGCTGCTCCCCAACCTGCTGTAA